One window from the genome of Magnolia sinica isolate HGM2019 chromosome 4, MsV1, whole genome shotgun sequence encodes:
- the LOC131243324 gene encoding uncharacterized protein LOC131243324 isoform X2 — protein sequence MSTSAGRNFISENAYEDVISQMKDLSVEAGGKGTSKKELDSQHSLFYDIMECIEWMKLLVLKVLKRQLFLLNMSHLLPILSLQLHKIVPLFLLHFTW from the exons ATGTCAACCTCTGCAGGTAGAAACTTTATTTCTGAAAATGCATATGAAGATGTCATTAGTCAAATGAAGGATTTATCTGTTGAAGCTGGTGGGAAGGGCACTTCCAAGAAAGAACTCGATAGTCAACACAGCCTTTTCTATGATATCATGGAATGCATTGAG TGGATGAAACTGTTGGTCCTGAAGGTACTGAAAAGGCAGCTGTTCTTGTTGAATATGTCTCACCTTCTTCCAATACTCAGCCTACAACTACACAAGATAGTGCCTTTGTTCCTACTTCACTTCACATG GTGA
- the LOC131243324 gene encoding uncharacterized protein LOC131243324 isoform X1, with the protein MSTSAGRNFISENAYEDVISQMKDLSVEAGGKGTSKKELDSQHSLFYDIMECIEWMKLLVLKVLKRQLFLLNMSHLLPILSLQLHKIVPLFLLHFTCFVAFYKKRDSYFYTAWAFLLHLYS; encoded by the exons ATGTCAACCTCTGCAGGTAGAAACTTTATTTCTGAAAATGCATATGAAGATGTCATTAGTCAAATGAAGGATTTATCTGTTGAAGCTGGTGGGAAGGGCACTTCCAAGAAAGAACTCGATAGTCAACACAGCCTTTTCTATGATATCATGGAATGCATTGAG TGGATGAAACTGTTGGTCCTGAAGGTACTGAAAAGGCAGCTGTTCTTGTTGAATATGTCTCACCTTCTTCCAATACTCAGCCTACAACTACACAAGATAGTGCCTTTGTTCCTACTTCACTTCACATG TTTTGTAGCATTCTACAAGAAAAGAGATTCATACTTCTATACCGCATGGGCATTTTTACTCCATTTGTACTCATAA